The following are from one region of the uncultured Hyphomonas sp. genome:
- a CDS encoding 3-keto-5-aminohexanoate cleavage protein: MNRNVIITCAVTGSGDSAGKSPHVPVTPKQIADASIEAAKAGAAIAHIHVRDPETGAPARDPKLYAEVVDRIRQQDTDVVINLTTGMGGDLYLGPDEAPLDLAPETDCIGQAERMVHVEALRPEICSLDCGSFNYPGGNYVYVSTPDMLRLGAKRLQKVGVKPELEVFDLGHVSFAKQLLAEGLLDAPPLFQVCMGVKWAAEATPRNFMTMVENLPEGANWAGFALGQMEMPMVAQAALLGGHVRVGLEDNLYLSRGNLATNAQLVERARTIVEHMGAAVQTPAEARETLKLKKQDAAIDMKVS; encoded by the coding sequence ATGAACAGAAACGTTATCATCACCTGCGCCGTCACCGGTTCCGGCGACTCCGCCGGAAAGTCACCTCATGTCCCGGTGACCCCGAAGCAGATTGCCGACGCCTCTATCGAAGCCGCAAAGGCCGGCGCCGCGATCGCGCACATCCATGTCCGCGATCCGGAAACCGGCGCCCCCGCCCGCGATCCGAAACTGTATGCCGAAGTGGTCGACCGTATCCGCCAACAGGACACGGATGTTGTGATCAATCTGACGACGGGTATGGGCGGTGACCTGTATCTCGGCCCGGATGAAGCCCCCCTCGACCTGGCCCCGGAAACTGACTGTATCGGACAGGCTGAACGCATGGTCCATGTCGAAGCCCTGCGGCCGGAGATCTGTTCCCTGGATTGCGGCTCCTTCAATTATCCCGGCGGCAATTATGTTTACGTCTCCACACCGGACATGCTTCGCCTCGGCGCGAAACGTCTCCAGAAGGTGGGCGTCAAGCCGGAACTTGAAGTGTTTGACCTCGGTCATGTGTCCTTCGCCAAACAATTGCTCGCGGAAGGATTGCTCGACGCACCGCCCCTGTTTCAGGTCTGCATGGGCGTGAAGTGGGCTGCGGAGGCCACCCCGCGAAATTTCATGACCATGGTAGAAAACCTGCCGGAGGGCGCCAACTGGGCGGGTTTTGCCCTGGGACAGATGGAGATGCCCATGGTTGCTCAGGCTGCACTGCTGGGCGGACATGTCCGCGTCGGCCTGGAAGACAACCTCTATCTGTCCCGAGGAAATCTCGCGACGAACGCGCAGCTCGTGGAACGGGCCCGCACCATCGTCGAGCACATGGGCGCCGCCGTTCAAACCCCGGCTGAAGCACGCGAAACGCTCAAGCTGAAGAAGCAGGATGCCGCAATCGACATGAAGGTGTCGTAA
- a CDS encoding thioesterase family protein codes for MISVYKGVAHPWLCDVMGHMTTRHYVAMFDDGSYHFLNEAFGWKPEDASAPGWADVKQVIEYNDEVAAGSLLEVKGRIARVGGKSITIQYEMHNITKGTVAATLEATSVYFDLTERKAVAIPDDLKAQAEQFM; via the coding sequence ATGATCTCCGTCTACAAAGGTGTCGCCCATCCATGGCTGTGCGATGTGATGGGGCACATGACCACACGCCACTACGTTGCCATGTTCGATGACGGATCCTATCACTTTCTGAATGAGGCTTTCGGCTGGAAGCCGGAAGATGCCTCTGCCCCGGGGTGGGCCGACGTGAAACAGGTCATTGAATATAATGACGAAGTCGCCGCCGGCAGTCTTCTCGAAGTCAAAGGCAGGATCGCCCGCGTGGGTGGAAAGTCGATCACGATACAATACGAGATGCACAACATCACCAAGGGTACGGTGGCCGCAACTCTCGAAGCCACATCCGTTTATTTCGACCTTACGGAAAGAAAAGCGGTTGCCATCCCGGACGATCTGAAAGCCCAGGCAGAGCAGTTCATGTAG
- a CDS encoding ECF-type sigma factor has product MADTDELETKRLLDAWRDGDLAARDQLFTLLYSELNQVSAALLRAERNSSLATGDLVNEAVMRLIKLDQIEWADKTHFLALSARAMRRILIDNARRKQSDKRRHQKVTLVTRLPGVAADRVDFDVLEKALIRLAAIDKQKADIVELRYFGGMSHQEIAEVTGTSESTVKRGWRAARAWLLDAMATDVRG; this is encoded by the coding sequence GTGGCGGATACAGACGAACTGGAAACCAAACGATTGCTTGACGCCTGGCGGGACGGAGACCTTGCGGCCCGTGACCAGTTATTCACACTGCTGTATAGTGAATTGAATCAGGTATCGGCGGCGCTGTTGCGTGCCGAGCGGAACAGTTCCCTTGCGACCGGTGACCTGGTGAACGAGGCCGTCATGCGCCTGATCAAGCTCGACCAGATCGAATGGGCGGACAAGACCCATTTCCTGGCTCTGTCGGCCCGCGCCATGCGGCGAATCCTGATCGACAATGCACGTAGGAAACAGTCAGACAAGCGCCGCCACCAGAAAGTAACGCTCGTCACGCGGTTGCCGGGCGTTGCGGCGGACCGCGTCGATTTTGACGTCCTTGAAAAGGCCCTGATCCGCCTCGCGGCGATCGACAAGCAAAAAGCTGATATTGTCGAACTGCGCTATTTCGGCGGCATGAGCCATCAGGAGATTGCCGAGGTGACCGGCACCTCGGAGTCCACCGTTAAGCGCGGCTGGCGCGCTGCCCGTGCCTGGCTGCTGGATGCAATGGCCACAGACGTGCGGGGATAA
- a CDS encoding FHA domain-containing protein — protein MAQSNSHTTHGRACCFKASLDRNATFCDTCGAPLMRCMATDECGGLLDETGRCPVCVVPEISLDAGSASSIRVGGTLALPLIVTNASPVGRPLFIEEMWIKGDESELRKIDLPFQRLNSGATGEVGLRTGVLETEGLHRFDIIVVVATRYLWREERYAFTTSIAIPVDPEGPAEIVQNYNIQADAIGAGMTIYNPTRIQQEREAGVATHAEPIPLTLRRADTLERSLGHRGYEGTYAVPRSTSLVWQGFDKGQAPLDGPIRTVSGVLSVGRASNSPEGGLNDVRLVIGQDGKVDEAASVHISRRHFQLFIQNDRLKLRVESQNGLRINGEAHRRGTVLMLNDGDIIHPLVRQPDAVSVSVHFEIQHDEVDRIVLRRWVGAPGS, from the coding sequence ATGGCCCAATCCAACTCCCACACGACCCATGGCCGAGCGTGCTGCTTCAAGGCCTCGCTCGACCGGAATGCAACCTTTTGCGACACGTGCGGCGCCCCGCTAATGCGCTGCATGGCGACGGATGAGTGCGGTGGCCTGCTGGACGAGACGGGGCGGTGTCCGGTCTGTGTCGTCCCCGAAATAAGTCTGGATGCAGGGTCGGCGTCGAGCATTCGGGTTGGCGGCACACTAGCCCTGCCCCTGATAGTGACCAACGCTTCCCCGGTCGGCCGACCGCTGTTCATAGAGGAAATGTGGATCAAGGGCGATGAGTCCGAACTCAGGAAGATCGACCTGCCCTTCCAGCGGCTGAATTCCGGCGCGACCGGTGAGGTGGGTCTTCGCACCGGCGTACTGGAGACAGAAGGTCTGCACAGGTTCGACATCATAGTCGTCGTGGCGACACGGTATCTCTGGCGGGAAGAGCGCTATGCCTTCACCACCTCCATCGCCATCCCGGTCGATCCGGAAGGACCGGCAGAGATTGTCCAGAACTACAACATCCAGGCCGACGCGATCGGCGCCGGTATGACCATCTACAACCCCACGCGCATCCAGCAGGAACGCGAGGCGGGCGTCGCCACGCATGCCGAGCCGATACCGCTAACCCTGCGCCGGGCCGACACGCTTGAACGTTCGCTGGGCCATCGCGGTTATGAGGGCACCTACGCGGTGCCCCGGTCCACCTCCCTCGTCTGGCAAGGTTTCGACAAGGGACAGGCGCCATTGGATGGCCCGATCCGCACGGTCAGCGGTGTGCTCAGCGTCGGACGGGCATCAAATTCACCGGAAGGTGGACTCAACGATGTCCGCCTTGTCATCGGTCAGGACGGTAAGGTCGACGAGGCCGCATCGGTTCACATTTCACGGCGGCATTTCCAGCTGTTCATTCAGAACGACCGTCTCAAGCTGCGCGTGGAGAGCCAGAACGGCCTCCGGATAAATGGCGAGGCTCACCGGCGTGGTACGGTCCTTATGCTGAACGATGGCGACATCATCCACCCGCTTGTGCGGCAACCGGACGCCGTAT